One Cucumis melo cultivar AY chromosome 8, USDA_Cmelo_AY_1.0, whole genome shotgun sequence genomic window, TATCAGGAAACATTGACACCACAACTAAAGAAATTTATACAGGAACCCCATGGGTCAATAAAATCAACGATGATCATAATAGGCAACCAATATCTAAATCCACAGACTTACTAATAACTAAAATCCCCCAAGTAATATTGATCGATATCAGTAATCATCCGGGATAGCAAAAATGAAGCATTAATGAATCCATAGAAATCAAAATCGAAACTGAGAGAAAACAGTGAAGGCATTCTAAAGACATTCCGTTTCAAACAATAACTTAAGAGATGATCCCTATAAAGAATAAAGAGGTAAACCTAGACGAGCTACAGCTAGAAATGGAGGAGAGTCAAGGTACATACATCAAGAGAACAACCAATTGTGGTAACGATAGCAGCGGTGAGATAGGAACGGGTGATAATAGGCATTTGCTTGTACCATTCTTCAACGGCTTGAGCCATCGAATCTCAGAAAGAAATGATCCCCTATAAAGAAAAAAACGTCAGGTGAAGATCGAAGACGAAGAAGGGGTAATGTTTATAAGCTTGAAAGAAGAACCGGAGCTCGGAGCGAAAGAGATTCTCCGGCGAAATCCCAGCAGGGAAAGAGATCCGCAAAGTCGGAAAGGAAGAAAATTGGAGGAGAAAGACGGCGAAAGAAAACAAACTTGCTATTCCCCGTTCTGCTCTTTTACGTGGCGGTGACGATTTGGCGCGAATAACAGCGCGAGTGTATTCCACGAACCAATCATCGCTTTCGTAAATCGAGTAATCTCACTGTTACATTATAATTTACCACAAAAATGGAATGAGATTTGTCTTGGGCTCAGCCCATTAATTGATATCGTGGAGCCCTCGTTTCACATGGGCCAGCGGCCTAATTTCTAGGCCCAATCCAATAATCCCTTCCACAATTACAAAATTCAAGGTTTTTCCAGGCTGGAGCAGATGCCGATGGATGAATGCTCGACAAACCATTGACCAGGCTTCGAATTCTTCATCACTAAGCTTTAGCCTCTCATTAATGATGATCATGGCAACCAGGAAATTTTCCGgtataatttattttgatgAACTTTTTGCAAATTCTGAATGGATGCTAAATTTAGAGAAAGCGGCGCAGCTTTGAAATGGGTATCAATGGTGTTCCTATTCTTGATATTTCCAATGCCACCCTGGAAACGAATTGCTGCCCCAATATCTGTATAAGGATAATTTGTTCAAATGGAAATTGCTAACAAGGCTAGGGAGCATTATACCAGAAGCCTCCCCAAGGACACTCAAAACTTTTGTCGCTGGTACCCCTTAAAATTGTAAGCACCAACTTTCCACTTTGAACAGAGGAAAATGAACTAGGGGAAAGGTAAGAATGATGATATCTCTAGATTTTGTTATCTTGTGTTCCTTGAACTTCCAGATGGGTTTGGTTCTAACTGCTAAGGTAAATCAACTCACTCGCTGGAAGATAATAGGAGCGCTTCCATATCTGCAGTATTTCATATAAGTAGGTAGGTCTATATTTTATCAGTTCCTGGGAAAAAGCTACTATCTTAGCCCTGTTTTTGTCAACATGTAATAAAGAAACAGAAGATAGTCTTAGCTTAGACAGGCTCCCTTAGCCGGTGGAAAATTTGATCGTCTAATGCATAAGATTCTTCAagtaataaagaaataaaagataGCTCTTAGCTAGTTGACTCTCAAGTCATATCTATGAATGGACAGTCTAAATCCAGCGACATGTAGTCTCATCCATACATTTGACCttgattttctttattattattgtgacttctattctttttttcaaaGATACTTTTTGTGTCGGTGGAATTTTGGTCTGTTTTATATTCCAATTGGATGGTTCCATGCTGCAAATTTTGACTAGGGAGTTCCATCTGACAGTCGATTCAGGGATCTTTAGAAAGTGTTTTATTGGATCATTTATATTAACATCTCTTTAATATTACTGACAAAAGCTAAGTACTTTCCTTTACCCTTTGTTTATATGATTGATCATTTTAACAGAAGGGTTATAAGTTAAGATATGCATATTATTTTCCTGGTTTAAGATTTAATGTGAATCATATACACATGATCTGAAGGCCAGCTCAGCAGCCGCTTAGTCTCTCTTCCATAATTTAAAGCACATGCTGTGCTAGCTTGCTTTTTCAATGCCTTATGGATGACCTTCTTCATTGACCCCACAGCCAAAGTTCACACTTTCACATTTCCTCATAAATTCATTCATAAAATGCCATGTCTCCACTCAAACTCTCCCCACTGCCTACACCTTGAGCTTAGTTTAGAAAACTGTCTCTGATTTTTCTAAGTTGAGAAGAGAGAAATGAGTTTTGTTCTTACTAAGAGGCCGAATGGTTACTGTAAGGTTGATAAAGAAGATCCAGAAGAGATAATTCGTCGAAGAGCACAGTTTCTAATCAACAAAGTGTTGGAAAGAGCAGATTCCATGGGGAAACCTTCGTATCTGAGAATTAGAATTCGAAGGCTGAAGGTTAGATTTGGGAAAAGATTGAAGAAGCTGAAGAAGAGTGCAATGGCAAGTATTTCAACTCTCAAGGTTGGTGTTTACAAGCAAGTTATTACACAGATCAGAAACTACAAGTCGTTGTTTGGCCGGAAACAAACTAAGTTTGCCAATTTTCCTGTTTTATTATCATCTTGAAGAAAATTCACCATAGTTTTCATCAGTCAAATCGTTGgaaacttgattttttttccttcgagctttaattttgttaatgAGCTTTCTTATATGAAAGAAATATTTATAAGCATCCACATGGAGGGTGGTGTTTAGTATGATGTTCTGAacggttttctttttctttattcctctttttctttccctCTTTCAGTTTTACCTCGAAGGTTTCAGAAGATTACGAAACCAAACTCAAGTCCATGAAAGATTATTAGGAAACCGTATGTTTAGTCCCTGCATTGTCTAGAGTTTTCCAGATATATTTTTAAGTCGttgaacttttaagaatatgtttatttttttttggttcTAAGATTTCGATTGAAAGGACTCCTACacttttatttattacaaaataagtaaataatatGACATTTTAAACTTAGAAAAAtcgataattttttaaaatgtgttgttttcaaaaatggtaaaatgtcgaaaatatttacaaaaatatagtaaaatctataaaagttcaattgatttttctttttaatattttataaatattttctttttctatttgtaaCAATACTCTTACCAACCTTTTCAGGCCCCAAATTGCAAATCATAGAAAGTTATCATATGTAGTTTGATAAAGTAAATTATTTATCAATTCATCCATTATCacatttaaatttgttatattaTGTAAATGCCATTAGACACAACTTTTAGGCTATATTGTTAGATAATAAATTGGTTTTTTTGTTTCTGTCTTCTAAAAACATTTTTTGTTTATGAATTTTTGCTCACTTTATAAATATCCAAATTATTGAAAGATATGTAGAATGGTAGGCTTAATTTTCCAAAACGAAAACAACACATTACCAAATTATTCAGATTAAAAAAATATGGTTCAATCAAAATCATATGTgttttcaaataattatattataagaaATTCTAAATTAAGTatgaatataaaaaataattgaagtGATTATCTGCTTTGGTTTGTATTGTCAAATAACATTACCAAATATTGTATACCAGTTCTTTAATTTTACCTAaggttgttttttcttttctctcaattgattttctaaaaagatcctcaattattttaaatgttgCGTCAATCCTTATAAATTAAGGTTAAGTTTATTGATTAACATATTCGCCAAAATTCGAGgataaaaaaagtattttttctttctttcaaaattatatataataaaaatgctTTTCTCGTAGTTGTAGCCAAGTGACATTACTAATTAAATATGTTATTCTATGACGAAGAGGAGAAAGCACATTTTTATATAAGACAATTTTCTTTCAATTCCAAATCTCTCCCATCATTGAAATAGTCAAATATTATTCATCTGTAAAAGGAGAAAAAGAGGAACAAGCAAACAAACTTAGATTGAAGAATTTCTTCCAAAAGTTTATATTGGATTACAGAATGATTGGTGAGATTATTTTCATATCAAAAAGCACGAATGATTTAGGAGTTTCCAAACGCCATGATTATAGCTTTTAATTGACGTGTATAATGCAAGTACATATTCATtgttaattatttgatttatttaccAAAGTGCGAGGATAAAGATGAAgattttaactttttaacttTCAGTTTACACCAAATTTTCTCGTAATCTAGTGTTAGACTATGGAATCAGAAGATAAAATATAATTGAGTTTTGGATTTTTTAATAGGTTTTCTCTGAAGGTTTTTctatgattaaaaaaaattattaattaacataaatttattttacCACCCTGAAACGCAAAAACTCATATGTATAGTCTGATTTCATAAAATATCATCATGTGCTGCttaattaattttcaatatGCTGAAAATTTATCCTAACagaaataaagaaaggaaaaaagaacacACAGCACATGTAGATatgaataataatatttatgaaTATGATCATTTCACAAATATTCAATGaacttttgttttaaaaataaatgagaaGGCTAGATCATTCAACTATATTATCACataattaaactttaaaaatgaTCACAAACACTGATTTTtaataaaactttaaaaaggctacattttcttttttagttcttttttaacTATATTTGCAATTACTTTATAAAAATAGATATTCCGATCAAATTTAATCGTATATTATTTGGAATAAAAATAATTGTAGACCACTGTTTTTCTTAAACATAGGATTTATAGCTCAATATATTTTTCTCCATATAAAATTACtcttataattattattcataaaaaaaagggtaaattgttttataaatggaaacaaaaaagaaaagaagaaaaattgtaGTGAAAGAAAGGTCAAACCCCAAATGAGATAATAATTGTAGGGCACGTGAGCGGCATGTGAGACAGACATTAACCAACATTtttcagaaaagaaaagaaaagaaaatttaccATATTATGTTTTGGATTTTGGATCTAAAGATAAACATTGGTCTTGTCATAAGTCATGAAACAACATAATTATCAAAGTTTTGCATTAACTTATATATATAAGGAATGCCGAATCAGGATTATTGCCAttcaaacaaatatatttttgtatatAATACAGTACATTTGACTCATTCATCATTCCATAATTAACAAAACACACATAAGACATGCTTTATAATTTCAAAAGTAAAGGACTAGGTCAACAAACATATGTCCAACGAAAAAACAAATCAATACAATATTTTATGGTTGGTTTAATAATCATCTTAATTAGTTAATGCAATTTGTCAACCGTAGCAAACTAGCAAAGCAACACGCCCAAtgttacatttttatttatctCTACTCTCTAGGGTTTATGTGTGCTTTAGAATTTAGCAAATCTAAATTTGTGGACTTTGCTTGAATTGTACAAATTAATTACGATTTATATATAAAAACGTATTAAATGTCCCAACAAGGTATTCGAAGTGTCTAGATTTTTTACACAATCTAATGAgacaaacataaattttatttcaCAAGTAAAATCGCACACCAAAATGTGGAGGTTAAAATTCTGTAACTATATATAATATACATATGCctttgtcttctttttttttttttttctgcctCTGAGAAGAATACTTGCACCATATATTCTCCAATCACAAATATTTCAATAAActacgttgtttagattagaAAGTTGTTCAAATTTTAGATAAAAATTAAATCCACCACAATAAGTGTGTGTGGCGATTATCGAAACCATTATTTTAGGTCTCAAGTTTCATTCCAATTATTAGTTCCACGATGCACTATATATGGTCCCTCACTCAATTCTTTTTTCAATGTTATTATTATGGTTTATAACTTATCTTCACAACATGGTTGACTGAGTGGTATATAAAAGAATGATCTTAATAAATAGTCCGGTTATGAGCTCAATTTATAATTACTATTTCTATTCTACAAGTTTTCTTGATACATTATTTTTACACGTTCTAAAGCTAGGTTTGTAGATGTATAAAAGagggggaaaaaaaaaaa contains:
- the LOC103484604 gene encoding uncharacterized protein LOC103484604, whose product is MSFVLTKRPNGYCKVDKEDPEEIIRRRAQFLINKVLERADSMGKPSYLRIRIRRLKVRFGKRLKKLKKSAMASISTLKVGVYKQVITQIRNYKSLFGRKQTKFANFPVLLSS